The following coding sequences lie in one Fusibacter sp. A1 genomic window:
- the murB gene encoding UDP-N-acetylmuramate dehydrogenase, with translation MNINEIVHELKLRIDDRNISRDEQMKSHSSFKIGGPVELMITPSSVDEIKHAYKVLKRHQVPVTLIGNGSNILVTDLGIRGAVIKIAEKFSGVEVEGSTIKAQAGALLSSTSNLATSHGLGGFEFASGIPGTIGGAVFMNAGAYGGEMKDVVVSVTALDQDCNVIRFEKENLKFGYRASNVQDLGYTVLEVELQLHEDAIDEIQSRVNELTVKRTTKQPLQLPSAGSTFKRPEGFYAGKLIEDAGLRGVRYGDAQVSDLHCGFVVNVGEATYREVITLIKVIQKAVKDQFDVELCPEVRVIGEGA, from the coding sequence ATGAATATAAATGAAATCGTACACGAACTGAAACTTAGAATCGACGACAGAAATATCAGCAGGGATGAGCAGATGAAATCGCATAGCTCGTTCAAAATAGGGGGGCCAGTAGAACTGATGATCACCCCGAGTTCTGTGGATGAGATCAAACATGCCTATAAGGTGTTAAAACGGCATCAGGTGCCGGTCACACTTATCGGAAACGGATCGAACATCCTGGTTACCGATTTAGGGATCAGAGGTGCTGTGATAAAAATCGCCGAGAAGTTCAGTGGGGTAGAAGTGGAAGGTAGTACCATAAAAGCGCAAGCGGGCGCGTTACTTTCATCTACATCAAACCTAGCGACTAGCCACGGTCTTGGCGGATTCGAGTTTGCAAGTGGAATCCCCGGAACCATAGGTGGGGCCGTATTTATGAACGCCGGAGCGTACGGTGGTGAGATGAAGGATGTTGTGGTTTCTGTAACCGCGCTCGATCAGGACTGCAATGTCATACGATTTGAAAAAGAAAATTTAAAATTTGGATATAGGGCGTCAAACGTTCAGGATTTGGGGTATACGGTACTTGAGGTGGAACTGCAGCTTCATGAGGATGCAATAGATGAGATTCAGTCAAGAGTCAACGAACTGACTGTCAAACGTACCACCAAGCAGCCGCTGCAGCTACCTTCCGCGGGATCGACCTTTAAAAGACCCGAAGGATTTTATGCAGGAAAACTTATTGAAGATGCTGGTCTTAGAGGGGTCAGATACGGTGACGCTCAGGTCAGCGATTTGCACTGCGGATTCGTCGTCAACGTCGGAGAGGCTACTTACCGCGAGGTGATCACGCTGATCAAGGTCATTCAAAAGGCTGTGAAAGACCAGTTCGATGTGGAGCTTTGTCCAGAAGTTCGTGTGATCGGTGAAGGTGCTTAA
- the yvcK gene encoding uridine diphosphate-N-acetylglucosamine-binding protein YvcK, which yields MKRYQTKVVVIGGGSGLSVVLRGLKHFTTDVTAIVTVADDGGSSGKLREDLGMLPPGDIRNCILALSNAEQVMQDLMQFRFSDGKLKGHSLGNMLIAGMVGMTGGMEEALTKIHEIFAVTGKVLPVSLDDIVLYAKLSNGLIVKGESKIPKMVSKYKASIERVFIEPHAVNALDASVKAILDADIIMIGPGSLYTSILPNLLIDDIQAALLRTKAKKVLAMNLMTQPGETDQMSLMDHVETIIEHTSIGIIDSILVNNEHVEFDVEQRYKSEGADMLRLTETDIAKLELIGVSVIEESLIEVKAGYIRHDADKLSERLLDLIDTVRYVK from the coding sequence ATGAAAAGATATCAGACAAAGGTGGTCGTAATTGGCGGAGGGTCGGGCCTTAGCGTAGTGCTAAGGGGACTTAAGCATTTTACGACGGATGTAACAGCCATTGTCACCGTCGCTGATGATGGTGGCAGTTCGGGAAAGCTTAGAGAAGATCTTGGCATGCTACCCCCGGGAGATATAAGAAACTGCATCTTGGCGCTTTCGAATGCCGAGCAAGTGATGCAGGACCTGATGCAATTCAGATTTTCAGATGGTAAACTAAAAGGCCATTCACTCGGCAATATGCTGATCGCAGGAATGGTGGGTATGACAGGTGGTATGGAAGAGGCGCTGACGAAAATCCATGAGATTTTCGCTGTGACAGGTAAGGTCTTGCCTGTGTCTCTTGACGATATCGTGCTCTATGCCAAACTTAGCAACGGGCTGATCGTCAAAGGAGAATCGAAGATACCTAAAATGGTGTCCAAATACAAGGCAAGCATCGAGCGCGTCTTTATCGAACCCCATGCGGTGAACGCGCTTGATGCAAGTGTGAAAGCCATTTTGGATGCTGATATCATCATGATCGGTCCTGGAAGCCTTTATACGAGTATTCTTCCAAACCTTTTGATCGACGATATTCAAGCGGCCCTGCTTAGGACCAAGGCAAAAAAGGTATTGGCCATGAACCTGATGACGCAACCTGGCGAAACAGACCAGATGTCGCTGATGGATCATGTGGAGACTATCATTGAACATACCAGTATTGGAATCATAGATAGCATTCTCGTCAACAACGAACATGTCGAATTCGATGTTGAACAGCGCTATAAAAGCGAAGGCGCCGACATGCTGAGGCTGACAGAAACAGACATTGCAAAGCTCGAGCTGATCGGAGTGTCTGTGATCGAGGAATCCCTGATAGAAGTAAAGGCTGGGTATATCAGACACGACGCCGACAAACTATCGGAAAGGCTGCTTGACCTGATCGACACCGTAAGATATGTAAAATAG
- a CDS encoding FISUMP domain-containing protein: MKRKLIVTLFFIVMLFILSGCGGKLAVSDTTVHASEALAKDGSVTLHITGGKKPYAVKWLDGSTELVREGLPSGRYIITVSDAREEKIVTEVVVEEPTTGIMTTEDGLEYGIVKIGDQWWMAENFRGTSSPLGTPLHGISYEDKSETNGLLYNYEDAVSGAPDGWHLATDMDFMRLEYLYGMTEVDAEEVGTQERGTYQGLLLHPGGETGFDSEFYGWYGGDTPQFEGYGEFVKYWADSGHDDSEGDVYSRVLVKNRDDIGKFIEEKESKMYVRYVYGPPAKSID; this comes from the coding sequence ATGAAACGAAAACTAATTGTCACGTTGTTTTTTATAGTAATGCTGTTCATCTTATCAGGTTGTGGGGGTAAGTTGGCCGTTAGCGACACGACGGTACATGCGAGTGAGGCGCTTGCCAAAGACGGTAGCGTCACGCTCCATATCACCGGCGGCAAAAAACCATATGCTGTAAAATGGTTGGATGGAAGCACAGAACTCGTACGCGAGGGACTGCCATCAGGGCGATACATCATCACTGTCAGTGACGCAAGAGAAGAAAAGATCGTTACAGAGGTTGTCGTCGAAGAGCCGACAACCGGCATCATGACAACAGAAGACGGTTTGGAATACGGCATCGTTAAAATCGGAGATCAGTGGTGGATGGCTGAAAACTTTAGAGGAACAAGCAGTCCTCTAGGTACTCCCCTTCATGGAATCAGCTACGAAGACAAATCCGAAACAAACGGACTGCTTTACAACTACGAAGATGCTGTCAGCGGCGCACCCGACGGTTGGCACCTTGCGACAGATATGGACTTCATGAGGCTTGAATACCTATACGGCATGACCGAAGTCGATGCCGAGGAAGTAGGCACTCAAGAACGCGGAACCTACCAAGGGCTCTTGCTCCACCCAGGTGGAGAAACCGGATTCGACAGCGAGTTTTACGGATGGTACGGCGGCGACACCCCGCAGTTCGAAGGTTACGGAGAATTCGTCAAGTACTGGGCCGACTCGGGGCATGACGACTCAGAGGGTGACGTCTATTCAAGGGTACTTGTGAAGAACAGGGACGATATCGGCAAATTCATCGAAGAAAAAGAAAGCAAGATGTATGTCAGGTATGTCTATGGTCCGCCCGCAAAATCGATAGATTGA
- the rapZ gene encoding RNase adapter RapZ, whose amino-acid sequence MDIKIITGLSGAGKSTVIKSLEDMGYYCIDNLPPALMTQFVTMCEQLKDPIDKIAIGVDIRGRSFFDSFESDIEDFLALYPRCQVVFLDASDKALIDRFKETRRTHPLNPEGSIMDGINMERDKMHRLKSKAFIVLDTSHMNGRTLGLTIKKQFLGEAAAKQIAITFQSFGFKKGIPMDSDLVFDVRFLPNPYYDEALRPLSGNDTEIQEYVFKWDETKTFYKKLKDLLDFLVPQYIREGKNQVIVAIGCTGGRHRSVSIANKLASDFESEHYVSTVKHRDLK is encoded by the coding sequence ATGGATATCAAGATAATTACCGGACTTTCAGGTGCTGGAAAATCCACGGTTATTAAAAGTCTCGAAGACATGGGGTATTACTGCATCGACAATTTACCCCCTGCGCTTATGACGCAGTTTGTCACGATGTGCGAGCAACTCAAAGACCCGATAGATAAAATCGCCATCGGCGTGGATATCAGGGGCAGAAGTTTTTTCGATAGCTTTGAAAGCGATATCGAAGATTTTTTAGCCCTTTACCCTCGGTGTCAGGTTGTTTTTTTAGATGCATCCGATAAGGCGCTTATCGATCGTTTTAAAGAAACAAGACGAACTCATCCGCTCAACCCGGAAGGTTCGATCATGGACGGAATCAATATGGAACGCGATAAGATGCATAGACTGAAATCTAAGGCCTTTATCGTTTTAGATACAAGCCATATGAACGGACGCACCTTAGGGCTGACGATTAAAAAGCAATTTTTGGGTGAGGCTGCCGCAAAGCAGATCGCCATCACGTTTCAGTCATTCGGTTTTAAAAAGGGTATTCCAATGGACAGCGATCTGGTCTTTGACGTCAGATTCTTGCCGAATCCCTATTATGATGAAGCACTAAGACCGCTTTCTGGAAACGATACTGAAATACAGGAGTATGTGTTCAAGTGGGATGAAACAAAGACGTTTTACAAAAAACTGAAGGATCTGCTTGATTTTTTAGTGCCGCAATACATAAGGGAAGGTAAAAACCAGGTAATTGTCGCCATCGGTTGCACGGGAGGCAGACATAGGTCTGTATCCATTGCCAACAAGCTGGCATCGGATTTTGAATCGGAACATTACGTATCCACGGTCAAACACAGAGATCTGAAATGA
- a CDS encoding ABC transporter substrate-binding protein has product MKKLIGFVIAIVMLTTGCTTGSNTGNTNWDRIIDSVDGTTVNFYIWTEDDEAFNWLNTAIKQQLKTKYNITLNLVEAEQDEVYQSLMSDKVNERAVGDIDMLWLDKAEFQEYKDAELLYGPFVERIYNYQRMMSLKALDNMYMEEVPIEGFAVPFNQSQITFYYNEDIIYDAPKTLDELLSVAKVNEGMVVYPDPKTELGGAFLRSVLLNFAKDKAFVESDLTEAQLRELVAPGMAYLKELTPYLYGGGTSYPESEEVLDKLFADGLLVMTMSNDFLHAYYMTGDAIYPGGTRPFVLGEASVGPKDYMSIAMNAKNKSGAMVVMHELLSVESQTEKLRSRKYKGQPVYDIKMIDQVTSSAIKKAMKKKTVIDTIALMENRVHDIPSKYHELIYQIWKETIFGPQTSMMDNN; this is encoded by the coding sequence ATGAAGAAACTAATAGGTTTTGTAATAGCGATAGTAATGCTGACGACAGGCTGCACCACAGGATCCAATACCGGCAACACCAACTGGGATAGAATAATCGACAGCGTGGACGGTACCACTGTCAATTTTTACATATGGACTGAGGATGACGAGGCGTTCAACTGGCTCAACACTGCGATCAAGCAGCAACTTAAGACCAAGTACAATATCACACTAAACCTGGTTGAAGCGGAGCAGGACGAGGTCTACCAGAGCCTGATGTCCGATAAGGTCAACGAACGGGCGGTTGGCGACATCGACATGCTGTGGCTTGATAAAGCTGAGTTTCAAGAATATAAGGATGCCGAGCTGCTATACGGTCCATTCGTTGAACGGATCTATAATTATCAGAGGATGATGAGTCTCAAAGCGCTTGACAACATGTATATGGAAGAAGTGCCTATCGAAGGATTCGCCGTCCCTTTCAATCAGAGCCAGATCACATTTTATTATAACGAGGACATCATCTATGATGCTCCCAAAACGCTTGACGAGCTGCTGAGTGTCGCAAAGGTGAATGAGGGGATGGTCGTCTATCCCGATCCCAAGACAGAACTCGGTGGTGCCTTTTTAAGAAGTGTGCTACTAAACTTCGCAAAGGATAAGGCCTTTGTAGAATCCGACCTCACGGAAGCTCAGCTAAGAGAGCTTGTCGCACCTGGTATGGCGTATTTAAAAGAGTTGACACCTTATCTATATGGAGGCGGAACCTCGTATCCTGAATCAGAGGAGGTCCTCGATAAGCTATTTGCCGACGGACTGCTGGTGATGACCATGAGCAACGATTTTTTACATGCTTATTACATGACCGGTGACGCGATTTATCCAGGCGGAACTAGACCCTTTGTGCTTGGTGAAGCCTCTGTCGGTCCAAAGGACTACATGAGCATCGCCATGAACGCTAAGAACAAGTCGGGCGCCATGGTTGTCATGCATGAGCTGCTTAGTGTGGAATCACAGACCGAAAAGCTGAGAAGTCGAAAATATAAGGGGCAACCGGTCTACGATATCAAGATGATCGACCAAGTTACCTCGTCCGCCATAAAAAAGGCCATGAAGAAGAAGACGGTTATCGACACGATAGCCCTGATGGAAAACAGGGTACATGATATTCCAAGCAAGTATCATGAGTTGATTTATCAAATTTGGAAAGAAACGATATTTGGACCGCAGACGTCTATGATGGACAATAACTAG
- the whiA gene encoding DNA-binding protein WhiA, whose translation MSFASKTKTQLARQLSDNRQSLLAELSAIVRVCGTLKLKSGGKIDVLISSENAAVARLIFTLFKKIFKIQTEVIVKKNSSLKKHHIYEIYVEDALDLLAEMGIINKENGIEIIDVVPENIVKSDAAKRAYIRGVFLGSGSLSDPEKSYHLEFVTHSETYAHSLINLINSYGLYSKSVVRKNNYVVYIKEGDQIVDVLNIIGAHQTLLAFENTRIVKQMRNNVNRVVNCETANLNKTVNAAIRQVESIAKIRDVMGLESLPDNLREIALLRLEQPELSLTELGQMLSPPIGKSGINHRLKKIEKLAMKITEGD comes from the coding sequence ATGTCATTTGCGTCTAAAACCAAAACCCAGCTTGCGAGGCAGCTTTCCGACAACAGGCAAAGTCTGCTTGCCGAGTTGTCCGCTATCGTAAGGGTGTGCGGAACACTTAAGCTCAAGTCGGGTGGTAAGATAGATGTGCTGATTTCATCTGAAAATGCAGCGGTTGCAAGGTTGATTTTTACTTTGTTCAAAAAAATATTCAAGATACAGACCGAAGTTATCGTTAAGAAGAACTCTTCTCTAAAAAAACATCACATCTACGAGATTTATGTGGAGGATGCTCTGGATCTCTTAGCCGAGATGGGGATCATCAACAAGGAAAACGGCATCGAGATCATAGATGTCGTTCCTGAAAACATTGTGAAGAGCGATGCGGCAAAGCGCGCCTACATCAGAGGAGTGTTCTTAGGATCCGGATCGTTGAGTGATCCTGAAAAGTCCTACCATCTGGAATTTGTGACCCATAGTGAAACCTATGCCCACAGCCTGATAAATCTCATAAATAGTTATGGACTTTATTCGAAATCTGTTGTGCGAAAAAACAATTATGTGGTATATATTAAAGAGGGCGATCAAATTGTCGATGTGTTAAACATCATCGGTGCCCACCAGACTCTTCTCGCGTTTGAGAATACGCGGATTGTGAAGCAGATGCGCAACAATGTCAACCGAGTGGTTAACTGTGAAACAGCAAATCTTAACAAGACAGTGAACGCTGCGATTAGACAAGTCGAGTCGATAGCAAAAATCAGAGATGTCATGGGACTCGAATCCCTACCTGACAACTTGCGCGAGATCGCACTGCTGAGACTTGAACAACCGGAACTGAGTTTGACAGAATTAGGTCAGATGTTGTCACCACCGATTGGAAAATCGGGAATCAATCATCGCCTAAAAAAAATAGAAAAATTAGCAATGAAAATTACGGAGGGTGATTGA
- the panC gene encoding pantoate--beta-alanine ligase: MISIKSIGELKAFINEAKANRKTIGFVPTMGFLHEGHLSLMKKAKEENDLVVTSVYVNPTQFGPGEDFDSYPRDEKRDSQLMDSVGVDACFFPTDEMMYPRGFQTYIETQGSIVKGLCGAKREGHFKGVTTIVGKLFNLVKPDRAYFGQKDAQQVAVISRMVEDLNFDVKVVPCPIVRESDGLAMSSRNKYLSEEARVQALCLSSALARVKTLIEKGERSANVIEKAILNHILPNRLAKIDYIEIVDFSTLEPVEAISGKILIALAVYIDKTRLIDNLYLEV; the protein is encoded by the coding sequence GTGATCTCAATCAAGAGTATAGGTGAGCTTAAGGCATTTATAAACGAAGCAAAAGCGAACCGAAAAACGATAGGGTTTGTGCCTACCATGGGTTTTTTACATGAAGGACACCTGTCACTGATGAAAAAAGCGAAAGAAGAAAATGATCTGGTTGTCACAAGTGTTTACGTGAATCCTACCCAGTTTGGACCAGGAGAAGACTTTGACAGTTACCCGAGAGATGAAAAAAGGGATTCCCAGCTGATGGATTCTGTCGGTGTGGACGCTTGTTTCTTCCCTACGGATGAAATGATGTACCCTAGAGGGTTTCAGACCTACATCGAAACACAGGGAAGTATCGTAAAGGGACTTTGCGGTGCAAAAAGAGAAGGACATTTTAAAGGTGTCACTACGATAGTTGGAAAACTTTTTAACCTTGTCAAACCCGATAGGGCGTATTTCGGTCAAAAGGACGCACAGCAGGTCGCAGTGATCAGCCGGATGGTGGAAGACTTGAACTTTGATGTCAAGGTGGTTCCATGTCCGATCGTACGCGAATCAGACGGACTTGCGATGAGTTCTAGGAACAAATATCTGAGTGAAGAAGCCAGAGTCCAGGCGCTTTGCTTAAGCAGTGCCTTAGCTCGTGTCAAAACGTTGATCGAAAAAGGGGAACGCAGTGCGAATGTGATCGAAAAGGCCATACTCAATCATATTCTGCCGAACCGTCTTGCCAAAATCGACTATATTGAAATCGTCGATTTCAGCACGCTCGAGCCGGTGGAGGCCATCAGCGGCAAAATTTTGATAGCACTTGCTGTATATATTGATAAGACAAGATTGATAGACAATCTATATTTGGAGGTATAA
- a CDS encoding HPr family phosphocarrier protein → MVSTQVIIKNQAGLHSRAAAAFVQHTNRYVCDIYINYVGKTVDAKSIMGIISLGVPCGSELLLTFDGIDEKQAMENMVDLVNNELIDL, encoded by the coding sequence ATGGTAAGTACACAAGTAATCATTAAGAATCAAGCAGGTTTGCATTCAAGAGCTGCAGCGGCATTTGTTCAACATACCAACCGATATGTATGTGATATCTACATCAATTATGTCGGAAAAACAGTTGATGCGAAGAGCATCATGGGTATCATTTCGCTGGGAGTCCCTTGTGGGTCTGAACTGCTTTTGACCTTTGATGGGATCGACGAGAAACAAGCGATGGAAAACATGGTTGATCTTGTAAATAATGAATTGATTGATCTATAG
- a CDS encoding alpha/beta fold hydrolase: MNMKLIVLLVGITFALAACSSQVSEPSVGDVTESGEAAAVVEIKQEPYETVEILSQDGLVITADYYFHDSSSDYMLLMHQAGSSRGEFRESALRFLELGYNVLTIDLRSGESFEDVVNQTAALAVEQGIANQRTDAYQDAVAALKYIDETFAHERIFVLGSSYSCGLALQLGVDYPGLVDGILTFSASESVMISNQMIADNIEGLSIPVFFTSGKFEADAYNYMRKQVKSDINVAFLPEGNGVHGASSLLSSNENYLEYWEAVEAFLEEVKTGKIED, encoded by the coding sequence ATGAATATGAAACTGATTGTATTGTTAGTGGGGATCACATTCGCCTTAGCGGCATGTAGTTCTCAGGTGAGTGAACCTTCGGTTGGTGATGTAACCGAATCTGGCGAGGCTGCCGCTGTCGTCGAAATCAAACAAGAACCCTATGAGACGGTAGAAATTCTTTCGCAGGACGGGCTGGTTATCACAGCGGATTACTATTTTCATGATAGCTCATCCGATTACATGCTGCTGATGCACCAAGCAGGCTCAAGCAGAGGTGAGTTCCGCGAATCGGCACTTCGTTTTTTGGAACTCGGATACAATGTTCTGACCATTGACCTAAGAAGCGGTGAAAGCTTCGAAGACGTAGTCAATCAGACCGCAGCACTTGCCGTTGAGCAAGGTATCGCAAATCAAAGAACCGATGCATATCAAGACGCTGTTGCAGCGCTGAAATACATCGATGAGACCTTTGCACACGAGCGGATTTTCGTATTGGGCAGCTCTTACTCATGCGGACTAGCACTGCAGCTAGGTGTTGATTATCCAGGTCTTGTAGATGGTATTCTGACGTTTTCGGCCTCAGAATCCGTGATGATCTCAAACCAGATGATCGCCGACAACATCGAAGGACTATCCATACCGGTATTCTTCACCTCAGGCAAGTTTGAGGCTGATGCGTATAACTACATGAGAAAACAGGTGAAGTCCGATATCAATGTCGCATTCCTACCCGAAGGAAACGGTGTTCACGGTGCAAGTTCACTGCTTTCAAGCAATGAGAACTATTTGGAGTACTGGGAAGCTGTGGAGGCGTTTTTAGAAGAAGTGAAAACAGGGAAGATTGAAGATTAG
- the panD gene encoding aspartate 1-decarboxylase, which translates to MFITMFKGKIHRATVTEADLNYVGSITIDEDLLDAAGILEGEKVQIVNNNNGSRLETYTIAGERGSGIICLNGAAARLTQPGDVVIIIAYALMTPEEAKTFEPNVVFVNKNNKIDVIADKEHHGDTHGC; encoded by the coding sequence ATGTTCATTACCATGTTTAAAGGGAAAATTCACAGAGCGACCGTTACAGAAGCTGATCTGAACTACGTGGGCTCGATCACAATCGACGAAGACCTGCTTGACGCGGCAGGAATCCTTGAAGGTGAAAAGGTGCAGATCGTAAACAACAACAATGGATCCAGACTTGAAACCTACACGATCGCAGGAGAACGAGGAAGCGGAATCATTTGTCTTAACGGAGCGGCTGCAAGACTTACACAGCCTGGAGATGTAGTCATCATCATCGCTTACGCCTTGATGACTCCAGAAGAGGCGAAGACATTCGAGCCGAACGTCGTATTTGTCAATAAGAACAACAAGATCGATGTGATCGCAGATAAGGAGCATCACGGAGATACTCACGGCTGTTAG
- a CDS encoding HD-GYP domain-containing protein, with protein MYREIIMVTVSELEEGMVLAENIYDTEGNILLASGIKLRNTYINKIEETLVTTVAIEALLKHESPEESQSVRIALIKEKREKRIIKVREQAKEKLELAVTELLESEAVNAQIIQAVVKKIINDILNSDEVVFHIDQLREVDSYLFDHAINVTILAIVMSIHTGFDKNALREIAMGAILHDIGKLFVDQNILNKPESLSIEEFSMIKHHSKLGYEVLRRSEDISERSARIALNHHEQHCGSGYPQGLKGDEIDAFSKIVNISDVFDALTSDRVYSKKISPYSAMNYIVAKSGIHFDPKTVKEFSSAVGYFYHGAIVKLMNGDVAVVTVRHRHKPVVRIVQDAGNNKMHGHFEIDLMKNPSVRIKEILVAGEYEHMEYFKRKNEGIS; from the coding sequence ATGTATAGAGAAATAATCATGGTCACCGTGTCCGAACTGGAAGAGGGCATGGTGTTGGCAGAAAACATCTATGATACCGAAGGAAACATCCTGCTTGCCAGCGGTATAAAACTCAGAAACACTTACATCAATAAGATTGAAGAGACACTAGTGACGACTGTAGCGATAGAAGCGTTGTTAAAGCATGAGTCGCCAGAAGAATCTCAGAGTGTTCGAATCGCCCTAATTAAAGAAAAACGTGAAAAGCGTATCATAAAGGTCCGCGAACAGGCGAAAGAGAAGCTTGAACTGGCCGTAACTGAGCTGCTTGAATCAGAAGCGGTGAACGCCCAGATCATCCAGGCGGTTGTAAAAAAAATCATCAACGACATCCTCAATTCCGATGAAGTGGTATTTCATATCGATCAGCTACGCGAGGTGGATTCCTATCTTTTCGATCACGCGATCAACGTGACGATACTGGCGATAGTGATGTCCATCCATACAGGGTTTGATAAGAACGCCTTAAGGGAGATCGCTATGGGAGCCATCCTGCATGATATCGGAAAGCTGTTTGTCGATCAAAATATACTGAACAAGCCTGAATCGTTATCTATAGAAGAGTTTTCGATGATCAAACATCACAGTAAACTCGGCTATGAAGTACTTAGACGATCAGAGGACATATCGGAACGATCTGCGAGAATCGCGCTCAACCATCACGAGCAGCACTGTGGTAGCGGATATCCTCAAGGTCTCAAGGGCGATGAGATCGATGCGTTCTCAAAAATTGTGAACATTTCTGATGTTTTTGATGCCTTGACTTCGGATAGGGTCTATTCAAAAAAAATCAGTCCTTATAGCGCGATGAACTACATTGTGGCAAAATCGGGCATCCATTTTGATCCTAAGACCGTCAAGGAGTTTTCAAGCGCTGTGGGCTACTTCTATCACGGTGCGATTGTGAAGCTGATGAACGGTGATGTGGCTGTGGTGACTGTGAGACACCGTCATAAGCCTGTTGTGAGGATCGTTCAGGATGCGGGCAACAACAAGATGCACGGTCACTTCGAAATCGACCTGATGAAGAATCCGTCGGTGAGGATTAAAGAAATCCTTGTAGCGGGTGAGTACGAGCATATGGAATACTTTAAAAGAAAGAATGAAGGCATTTCTTGA
- a CDS encoding PHP domain-containing protein, with amino-acid sequence MKINGDYHTHTLFSHGVGRIEENVLAAIEKGFEVIAIAEHSYGHLTFGVKRDKLYQIKEEIDELNQKYPQIQIKFGLEANILNVEGDIDVDEELLRSLDFVMAGYHFGSVPKKVFRDTWHHVSNLLSKWIPGLRKACTKRNTVAMVNAMKRYPLFAVTHPGAKGPIDIDRVAQTAFEEGILLEINAHHGHLSVEEIRRAKAKHARFIINSDAHDPRHVGRVDKGIARAVEAGLTEDDVFNVNRLKKN; translated from the coding sequence ATGAAGATTAACGGTGATTACCATACCCATACCTTGTTCTCGCACGGAGTAGGTAGGATTGAAGAAAATGTGCTTGCAGCAATTGAAAAGGGCTTTGAAGTGATCGCCATCGCAGAGCACAGTTATGGACATCTGACATTCGGTGTGAAAAGGGACAAGCTCTATCAGATCAAAGAAGAAATCGATGAGCTCAATCAGAAATATCCGCAAATTCAAATCAAATTCGGTTTAGAGGCGAATATCTTGAACGTTGAAGGTGACATCGATGTGGATGAGGAGCTTCTCAGATCACTCGATTTTGTAATGGCAGGTTATCATTTCGGTTCTGTACCCAAAAAGGTCTTCAGAGACACCTGGCATCATGTGTCCAATCTGCTCTCAAAGTGGATACCCGGCTTAAGGAAGGCTTGCACTAAAAGAAACACGGTAGCCATGGTAAACGCCATGAAGCGTTATCCTCTTTTTGCTGTGACACATCCTGGTGCGAAAGGTCCGATCGATATCGACCGCGTGGCTCAAACCGCTTTTGAAGAAGGCATCCTACTTGAGATCAACGCCCATCATGGACACCTGAGTGTCGAAGAAATCAGAAGGGCGAAAGCGAAACACGCGAGATTCATCATCAATTCCGATGCACATGATCCAAGGCATGTGGGCCGTGTGGACAAAGGGATTGCAAGAGCCGTAGAGGCGGGACTTACTGAAGACGATGTTTTCAATGTGAACCGGTTAAAGAAGAACTAA
- a CDS encoding NUDIX hydrolase — MREENSAGGVVFFGNTVLLLMKMNGDWVLPKGRIEENELKSETALREVLEETGVKAEILEYVGDIHYTYKNYWTDNHLVDKTVSWYLMTTQSMRCVPQREEGFKAARFIHMNKAAKIIKYDDERNIIEKSILAYTARYYRNNT; from the coding sequence TTGAGAGAAGAAAATAGCGCGGGAGGAGTCGTGTTCTTCGGTAACACAGTGTTATTGCTGATGAAGATGAATGGCGACTGGGTACTCCCAAAAGGGCGAATTGAAGAGAATGAATTAAAATCTGAAACAGCTCTGCGTGAAGTTCTTGAAGAGACTGGAGTAAAGGCTGAGATCCTTGAATATGTGGGTGATATCCATTATACCTATAAGAACTATTGGACTGACAATCATCTAGTGGATAAGACAGTCTCATGGTACTTGATGACCACTCAGTCGATGCGGTGTGTACCGCAACGGGAAGAAGGATTCAAGGCTGCGAGATTCATCCATATGAATAAGGCGGCAAAAATCATCAAGTACGATGATGAGCGCAATATCATTGAAAAATCGATTTTAGCATATACTGCAAGATATTATAGGAACAATACTTAA